The genomic region GTACACTATATTATACATGCAATTGTATGTGTATAATTTTGTGAAGTGATGTTATGTCTCTTATTTTTACATTAACATGTACCCTAATGCTAAACCTAGCTAGAGGAGGATCCTGCAGACTGCTCCCAGGAGTCCCAGCCCTTTGGGTGGAATAATTTTCTTTTTTATGTTTTTTAATTTATTATAGTAGTCTCTTAACGGCTTAACCTACCCCATCCTTACATCTGGCCGTGAGATTTCAACCCCTAACCTGCTACAATGTTAGTTGGTCTAGACCGTCTAATAACCAAAAAGCCACAGCTCACATCGAAGCTGTATACAGAAGGCTCAACAAGTAACAAAATCTTACCCATCATTATTTATGAACTGCACATAGGTCAAGAGGATCGATTCAATCTTTAGTTAGTTTTTTTTTTTCGTTTCTGTCTCATAAAACAATCTTGCAAGTTGGGGCTGTTGGGAGCTTTATGTAATCTATTCGCATTCACTCTACAACAAGGTAAATTTACTGAACGATTTGGATCATAAAAAACATTTGAGCCAACTTTTTTTTAGAATGAGAATTTGAGCCAACTTATACAAACCTGAATTTGAAAATTACAAGAAGAAACTAATTTGTATGTGAAGTGCAATCATACTTTAACAATGGAGTACCATGCGGTTATCTCTGCAAGCATGCGATCACCTGCTAGACTTGCTGCTACAAAAGCAGAGACCAACAATGCACCAGACAATACGAATAACCGGCCAGGAGTAGCGGCCAGCTCAATTTTCTTCTTCACTTGATCTATTAACGTTGTCAAACTCCTCTCCGCACGATTTTTCTTTAGAGATGCATCATTCTTTTTGTTCTTAGGAGATGCCTCATTCTTTTTGGAAGCCTTGACCAGTTGTGCCTCATTCTTTTCGAAAGCCTTGACCAGTTGTGGGTACAAATGCTCCATCGACTCCTTGAACTCCTTGGAAACCTTGCTAACCGAAGGGCCTGCCTCACTCTCCTTGTTATAGTAGCCGTGTTTCGAATAATCGTCGCACGCTCTCAGAATCCGACTCGCTCTTCCGCGAAAATGCTTGGCAGTGAAAGTCTCAAAGTTCTTGGATGGATTTTGGAGCAAATACAACGTCGACCTGCATGTTGCAATAAATGCGTCGTCGTTATAATTTTGGGACATACCCTTCATGCCAAACCACCGGGTCAAAAACCCAAAACCCTGTTCGTTCAACAAGGGCTTCTCGTTGAGAACAAGCGCCTGAATCGACACCAAAACTTGGAGGAGGGTAGATTGAAATGGGTCCCAATTCTCACTGCCCTTGCCATACCACGTATTGAGTAGACTCAAGCACACCTTACCATTTGAGTAGAGATTAGGGTTAAGCTTTAATCCGTGTGAGCGATAATGAACCATTGGTGGTTCATTTACTTCATTAGGATAGTTGTCCGGGAACTTGATGTCGAAGAAGAAGAGTCCATTCTCATAGGGTGTGCCTTCTGCTCCGAAGATCACAGCCCTGACGAGATCCATTCGAGTCTCGTACGTGCGCACGTATATGCTTTCCGGGAGATCCTTCTTCAAAATTCTCCACTCGGCCATGATCTTTTTATTGGCCATGCTGCCGATGAGATCGTGTTTCGTGGCGGCATAGTGGTGGTCTGAGTACTCAAAACTCCAAAACCACGTCGAACTGCTTGAATGAGGGTTTGGTGTTGCCGGAGGAGACGGCCATCGTTGCTTCTAGAGTTGTAGCAGCCGAAGGGAATTAGGGGTTTTGATTTGTTTACGGACGATAGAAGAGTTTGCAAAATCGTATTAACCTAATACTGATGCCACGGGTCGTATAAAACCCACTACGCATTTAACGTGATTATATATATATATATATACACACACACACAGTCTCCTTTCAGAGTGGGATCCCGTTTTGAAATTAAAGTGCGGGACTTTTTATTTCGCTCACTTTCAGGTCGTATTTCCACATCTCAACTGTACAATGTCTAAAACACAATGTGTAGATCATTCCTGCAAAGTTTCATCAAATTTAAAGATCATTTGAGCTTCCGTAATCGTAATTTACATGAANNNNNNNNNNNNNNNNNNNNNNNNNNNNNNNNNNNNNNNNNNNNNNNNNNNNNNNNNNNNNNNNNNNNNNNNNNNNNNNNNNNNNNNNNNNNNNNNNNNNNNNNNNNNNNNNNNNNNNNNNNNNNNNNNNNNNNNNNNNNNNNNNNNNNNNNNNNNNNNNNNNNNNNNNNNNNNNNNNNNNNNNNNNNNNNNNNNNNNNNNNNNNNNNNNNNNNNNNNNNNNNNNNNNNNNNNNNNNNNNNNNNNNNNNNNNNNNNNNNNNNNNNNNNNNNNNNNAAGCAGGATCCCACTCTGAAAGGGGACTGTATATATATATATATATACAGATTTTCTCAAGTGCGGATGTCCGCATATATTTTTACTGTGCGGATTTCCATTTTACACTCACTTTTCAATCGAATTTTCACATCTCCACCGTCTAGTCTTTAGATACTAATGTATAGATCATCTCAGTAAAATTTCAGCCAATTTGGTTATCATTAAGGCACTCAAACTCGATTAAATCAATGGATGAACATAATTCTGTCGAATTTGAACTGTTCATGTTTATAACAGAAAAACGCAGATTTGAGTGCCTTAGAGCATCTCCAACAAGGTTGTCAAATCTTTGTTGGCAGCCCAACAGCTATTTTTGACAGCCCAATGGGCTCTCCAATGAAAGAGTCAAATCCTACATGGATTTGGCTATGGGCAAAATGTTGTCAAATTTGACTCAGGCTGGGAGAAGAGTTATTCATTAAAAAACTAATTTCTATCCATCTCCTTCATCGTTTGTTCTCTCTTCTCCTTCAGAAATTCAGTTCTTCATCTATCACCATAACCCAGTTCTCGTCTCTCCTTCATCTTTTCTTTCATCTTTCTGCTT from Fragaria vesca subsp. vesca linkage group LG3, FraVesHawaii_1.0, whole genome shotgun sequence harbors:
- the LOC101310504 gene encoding probable ubiquitin-conjugating enzyme E2 23-like, which codes for MANKKIMAEWRILKKDLPESIYVRTYETRMDLVRAVIFGAEGTPYENGLFFFDIKFPDNYPNEVNEPPMVHYRSHGLKLNPNLYSNGKVCLSLLNTWYGKGSENWDPFQSTLLQVLVSIQALVLNEKPLLNEQGFGFLTRWFGMKGMSQNYNDDAFIATCRSTLYLLQNPSKNFETFTAKHFRGRASRILRACDDYSKHGYYNKESEAGPSVSKVSKEFKESMEHLYPQLVKAFEKNEAQLVKASKKNEASPKNKKNDASLKKNRAERSLTTLIDQVKKKIELAATPGRLFVLSGALLVSAFVAASLAGDRMLAEITAWYSIVKV